GCACGTCGTCGGTACCTGAAACCGCGGCAGAGCCCGCATGCGCGAAGCAACGCCGCTCCGGACAGGCTGTGCGTATCGGCTTAACACATTCGCACGATTCACCGTCCTGAAGGTAATATCAAGGCTCGCTTGAATCGACAGCCTGGCGGACATTGTCGACCGTAGCAGGCAAGCCTGGATGGACGATCGCGTCGTCGAATATTCTTTGCTGCGATCGGGCCGATGGTAGCAACCCTCCAGCTGCTCGCGCCCATGAGCGCCTGCCCGATGTCCGGCACGCGGATCTTTGTGCACAAGCGCGCAAAGCGCAGAATTGAAGAAGTTCAGCGACGCTGATAGGCTGCTCGCGGGCCTTTTGCCGTACCGACGGTGTCAGTAAGTCTCGCCGTCGTCGCTCGACAGCCACGCCGGGATATCGCGCTTGCCGTTGAGGACACGCCAGACCTCGACGTGATGCTTGCGCTCGATGTAGAAGATCAGATGCGGGTACCGAACAAGAGGCCATGAACGCAGGCCCGGTATATCCATCTCGTAGGCGTAACGGGGAGACCCGGTGCTGGGGTGCCTGGCGAGATGCGCGTATGCCCGCTCGATCTCCCCGATGAACCTGAGGGCGGCGTCTTCCGATCCTTCGTCCAGGAAGTAGTGCGTGAGCTCGTCTTCTACGTCCTCCTGGGCCAGTCGAGTCTCGGGCACCGAATCCTTCGACGGAAAAGGCCGGAGGCCGTGTAACAATCACCCGGCGAGCGACGCGAAGGAATGAATGCCCCTTGACATAACGCCTGTCGTCGAACGCACACGTACGTCTGCCACACCGCACGTCAGCCATTAAACGCAACGGTGATACGACCTGACACCATTGAAGCCGACAAAAAAACGGCCCGCACCCTTCGCGGACCCGTCGTGGCAGAGCACAGACGGGCGGCCAGTCTCCCGCCAGCCCCGCCTGTGCTCCGTTTTGCGGCCACGCGCTGTTAGCACGAGCCACCTCTACATGATAGGCAATAGACGTTGACCCGCAAGGACTTCTCGGATCTATTCCGGTGGAGGCATTTGCTTGCCGCCAGTGCCTACAAATGGATAGCCGCCATGGCGGCTGCTGTCGACGAAACCCGGTATTCCATTCAACGACAGGTTAGGTTGAGGTCAACGCACCACACGACAGCCCTTAACGACTACCACAATGTCGTTTCGTCGTTGAGACTGCTGATGTCACTCTCGAGCACGGCGACGGATACGCCTTGGCTTCGCGAACTCGCGACGCTTCCACGGCTAAAGACGTGGACGCCGTCACTTTTTCTGTCCCGGGAGCGGATGCTGGTGCCGGCGATCCAGAGCGCTTTAGCCGCGACGTGGATGGGACCGACAGCTGTGGACGTGTACTTCGCACGGCTGGAACATTCAACCGACCGTCTGACTATCTTCGATGCCGTTTTGGGCCTCGCCAGTTTTGCGGTAAGGTACTTCGAACTGTCCTCGAGCATTCTGCCCCGAATTAAAGCAGCGTTAACCGAGCTCGAACCCGCTGTCGATAAGGACTTTGTCCGCGCGCTTATGCGCTCCTTTGACCTCGCTGTTAATGAACCTTTAGTAACTAAAAAGTTAAGTCTTCGCGATTTGTGAGAAGACTTCAGTGTGCTGCGGCCAGAATTGGAACGATGTTGAAACGGGTGAGAGAACAGGCAGCAGCGATGGCGGCGCGGCCCAGACGCGTGAGGTAGTAGCGGTAGGTATGGGCCACCTTCTTGATCAAGCC
The DNA window shown above is from Paraburkholderia sp. BL10I2N1 and carries:
- a CDS encoding type II toxin-antitoxin system RelE/ParE family toxin; translated protein: MPETRLAQEDVEDELTHYFLDEGSEDAALRFIGEIERAYAHLARHPSTGSPRYAYEMDIPGLRSWPLVRYPHLIFYIERKHHVEVWRVLNGKRDIPAWLSSDDGETY